A DNA window from Helianthus annuus cultivar XRQ/B chromosome 15, HanXRQr2.0-SUNRISE, whole genome shotgun sequence contains the following coding sequences:
- the LOC110887274 gene encoding uncharacterized protein LOC110887274, producing the protein MPASLPSESPLVVESDCVLGCIKSFPKGTSCGRDGLRPQHLLDAFCGEGSVIADSLLRATSAMVNLCLGGRCPRSLAEFVASAPLTPLLKPDNGIRPIAVGWIWRRVISKVAMKGVGKEMAKYLGDFQFGVGIPCRAEDILHSANRFLNEYHQDGSLALLTVDFSNAFNLVDRTALLYEVRKRCPSISTWVDFLYGQPARLYVGDEYIWSTTGVQQGDPLGPLLFALVLHPLVHRIRDRCKLLFHAWYLDDGTIIGDATQVANALDIIRAEGPPLGLQLNIKKTEVFWPTCNGVKVQEGLFPLGIGRLVLGVKLLGGAVSRDAEFISSMALKRANCAVELMRYLKRLRDPQSELLLLRSCMGVAKLLFGLQTCQPSLVGGAVSVFDEGLRGALEDIVLCGGAFFGDL; encoded by the coding sequence ATGCCTGCCTCCTTGCCTTCTGAGTCTCCTCTTGTGGTGGAGTCCGATTGTGTGCTCGGGTGTATTAAATCTTTCCCCAAAGGTACGTCATGCGGGAGAGACGGCTTAAGGCCCCAACATCTTTTAGATGCTTTTTGTGGGGAGGGGTCTGTGATTGCTGATAGCCTGCTTAGGGCTACTTCAGCTATGGTTAATTTATGCTTGGGGGGGAGGTGCCCTAGGAGTCTGGCGGAGTTTGTTGCTTCTGCTCCTCTTACACCTCTTCTCAAACCAGATAATGGGATTAGGCCTATCGCTGTTGGGTGGATTTGGAGGAGGGTGATCTCCAAGGTGGCCATGAAAGGTGTTGGGAAGGAGATGGCCAAATACCTTGGCGATTTCCAGTTTGGGGTAGGGATTCCATGTAGGGCAGAGGACATTCTTCATAGTGCGAACAGGTTCCTTAATGAGTACCACCAAGATGGGTCTCTTGCTTTGCTTACTGTTGATTTTTCGAACGCTTTTAATTTAGTTGATAGGACAGCCCTACTGTACGAGGTAAGGAAAAGGTGTCCTTCTATTTCTACGTGGGTCGATTTTTTATATGGTCAACCAGCTAGATTATATGTGGGTGATGAGTATATTTGGTCTACTACTGGCGTTCAGCAGGGGGACCCCTTAGGGCCCCTCCTTTTTGCCCTTGTTCTACACCCCCTTGTTCACCGAATAAGGGATCGCTGCAAACTTCTATTTCACGCCTGGTACCTAGATGACGGAACGATTATTGGAGATGCCACCCAAGTGGCTAATGCTTTAGATATCATCAGAGCTGAGGGTCCTCCCTTAGGGCTTCAACTTAATATAAAGAAAACTGAAGTTTTCTGGCCAACCTGCAATGGTGTAAAGGTTCAGGAGGGCTTATTCCCTCTGGGGATTGGGAGGCTGGTGCTGGGTGTGAAACTCCTGGGGGGTGCCGTTAGTCGTGATGCAGAGTTTATTAGTAGTATGGCTCTTAAAAGAGCGAACTGCGCAGTCGAGCTGATGAGGTACCTTAAACGCCTACGGGACCCTCAGAGCGAGCTCCTCTTGCTTCGTTCTTGTATGGGTGTTGCTAAATTACTCTTTGGTCTTCAAACGTGTCAACCTTCTTTGGTCGGGGGAGCTGTCTCTGTTTTTGATGAAGGCCTCCGGGGAGCACTAGAGGATATTGTTCTTTGTGGGGGTGCCTTTTTTGGAGATCTCTAG